GAATGACCTGCATCTTCAAATTATCTATTATGGTCGTGAGCATTGTAGCGCCCGAGGCTGTGATGGTACCGTTTGCGAGATCTGCCAGACGGTTTATCCTGATCGCAAACGTGCCAAGAAGACGAAAAAGGCGTGATGTTCGTGATGACGAATTTGCCACAGAGTCACAGAGGGCACAGAGAAATTGGACCTAATGCCAAATGCAATTAATCCGCTGATTATCCAGATTTTCCCAGATTAGTGGACTTTGGATACAACCCTGTTTCCGTTAATCTGTGCCTCTGTGGCAAATTCAGTTCATCCAGAATTCTGTCTTCTCACTTATACATTTTCTCTTTTTACTTCCCTTAAAATGGGAAAAAGGAAAGACAGAATTTCGACAAGCGGCTCTACTGACAGTTTGGGCTCAAATCCTTTTGGTGGACTCGATGGGTCAGGGTTGCCTCAGGCCCCCAAAGTGGTCTCAAAACCAGAGGTTAGTCCAGTCAAACCTGAGAAGAAGAAAAGTCGTGGGCGCATTGATGTGCGTCGGGAGAAGGCTGGCCGAGGAGGCAAGACGGTCACTGTTTTGTCAGGCGAGGGGTTGAACAATCAATGTCCTGCCGTCATTGAGAAGATTGCCAAGACTTTGAAGGGAAGATTTGCAACGGGAGGTGTTGCCAAGGGAAAAACAGTCGAGCTGCAAGGAGATCACCGTGAGGCGGTCAAAGTCTACCTTGAGAATGAAGGATATCGAGTCGTCTTTACGGGAGGCTGAATTTACGCCCCAGTTGCGAAAAGATCGCTGCACTTTGCAACGCCTCTAGTCGTCTCATGATTGGGCCTTGCAACCACACCTTCGTATGGTTCATCGGCAAATGGAAGCTCTGCGCGGCCTTCGTTTATTAGGTGTTTGTCACATGTGGCGAAGAATTCGACTGCAGTTCTGGTCCGACGGACTTCTTTTAGAAACAAGGAGTCGGGATCGACGCTTTGACCGATGAAGTTGAGGAACTTCTTCATGTATGAGACATGACGGTCGTCTGTTTTGTCACCTTTTTTGGTCTCTTTCCAGAGTTTTTCAATGTACTGACGGACATCGCCAAGTTTAGGGACAAAAATGGGT
The Rubellicoccus peritrichatus DNA segment above includes these coding regions:
- a CDS encoding translation initiation factor, producing MGKRKDRISTSGSTDSLGSNPFGGLDGSGLPQAPKVVSKPEVSPVKPEKKKSRGRIDVRREKAGRGGKTVTVLSGEGLNNQCPAVIEKIAKTLKGRFATGGVAKGKTVELQGDHREAVKVYLENEGYRVVFTGG